agatgtcgtagcacggggctcagacaccggggatgcgtgagcgcccccttttaggtttggcagtgggcgacggggatcgctccggcgatcgtcggcgaggccaatgtgaAACGTAAGAGCACAATGAACATGAGAATGcttttactcaggttcgggccaccctgaggtgtaaaaccctacgttctgcttccgagtttgttattagccagtgaactagggtttacaggttgctggcgggagtccccgggtgctctctctttctaGCTAAGTGGTACTTGCCACTTCTGGCTATTCCTAGTAGTGGACTGAAAACCCGATCCTCCAACCGAACTggccgaaccctttgaccgctggcgagggtcctccttttatactgaaggggataccacaggtgcttcggtgcatgggtgacaaatggcaaacaaagagctagggcagctcggccccgccgcgctggcttgcatgcaggttcgatagccctgcaactagggccCTAGGTGCCTAAAATTTACACCAGGGGCAGTCACTGTAGGCCGACtcgacggggaatcccctttctgttgGGGCATTTAATGctggcgtgtgcttcactccttgtcctgacgaaccctaCACGCAGggagcccgccgagcggccacgtggcgccgctgtcctgcccgctcggtcccgctcttgttcgccggcgcctgcgcccgggaacgctcttcccggcaagtaacctccccgggaagcgcccaggcgggatttctcttgctgccctccgaggcaacccccgcagccctgCTAGCCCTGCGAgactggtgacttgccgggcagcttgggCGGCGCTgcccggggagcaagcgaggtggcccacgcgtcatgcagcggtggtaccccgagtaccactggtgcgacacccaCGTTTGCCAATGCATTGTCACGCATGCTCGTGCCTGCTCCATGCCCGtgcccgtgccgtgccgcccgtgcccgcgctcGACGTGCCGCCCATGTCTGAGCGCGCCGTGCCGTGCGCCCGCCATGCGACGGTCACCGTGCCCGCGTGCCACACCTCGCTGAGCGTCGTGCCTCGCTGCACCATGCTGCGCATCCCCCGTGCCGCACATGCCCGAGCTCACGGCATCCTGCCACGCGTgcccgcgctcgccgcgccgAGCCGCGCGCCCGTCGTGCCTGAGCTTGCCTCGCCGTGCCGCCCCGTGCCGCACATGCCCGAGCTCGCTGCGTCGTGCCCCGTGTGCCCGAGCTCACCACGCGGTGCCGCACGCCCCTCGTgcccgccgtgccgcgcgTGCCCGCGCTCTCCATGCCGTGCCGCGCGCCCCTCGTgcccgccgtgccgcgcgTGCCCGCCCTCTCCATGCCGTGCCGCCCGCCCGTCGTGCCCGCATGCCGCACCTTGGTCCATAGCTTGGGGCCTCACTACACCATGCCGTGCCCACGCGCCACACCATTCCGAGCCATCGTGGCATGCACGCCCGTGCCTTCGCCGCGCCTCGCCCTGCTACTCACCATGCGTGTGCATGCCTTCGCCACGCCTTGCCACCGTGTGCATTCCCCAGTGCGCCAGTCACCCACGCCGAACTCCGCGTGCTCCCTCGCCGCACGCGCCTCGCCGTCGCGGGCACACTCTTGAGCACCGGTTGCCTCGCACCTCGAGTGGTCGACCAAATGCCCAACCGAGCCGACCACGTCCAAAACCGCCAAGGTCCAAGTCCGAGAAGCCCTTCTCGCTTCCACACAAGCAGTGAAGATCAATCGTCAATGAGGATCTCTCGGGAGGACTTGCAAGCACGATGGACGCCTTGACCCAAGCGGTCTCGGTTGCGCTGCACGTCCCAACGAAGCTTCAACAATGACGAGCTTCCGCCACTGCTCCTTGCGCACCGGCCTGGCCTCCTTCTTTGTCAAGGAAGTGTCTAACGCCCCTGTGGAGCACCCTACTACACCAAGCTCTCGAAGGAATGCCGGATGCCGCCGAACGCGTCTTCGGCACCGGGCAAGCCAAACGAGTATGGTGTGTAGCTCCAAGGAAGTTGGGAAccccattttataggccaccGGAGCCCCTAGGCATCCAGGCCGGACCAATGGTGCGGCGACACCCCGCCGTCCTTCTcaccaaggaacaagacaagGGGAGGGGAGAAATGGGAAGGGGAAGCACCCCCCCTTTTCCCTAAAGGAGGCCGGCTTGGCCAAAGGAGGGCACCCTACACGCGGGCCCTGCGTCCTTGTCGCGCTGGCATCACCCCCGGTGACGACATGATCATCTGCAAAAGGAGAACGAAGACCGATGGTCCCTTCCCCGAACGAGGGAAGAAGACAACTGACGGCCGTCGGATCTAGGGCAAGCAGCCCCCATCCACCGTCCGATCTACTCACTTAAGCCACAAGCCCGTACCGGGCCAGCCGGGCCGTGGCCCCGGAATGACCCAAGAAACGGctggaataaaaaaaaagagtggcgCGCCCACGCGGCCGGCTGGGTTCCCAGATTTTGTAGAAAAGCCCAGGAATTTGGGAAAATTGCCAATAAGACCTCGGAAATTTCGGGGAGGCCTGCAGGgcccctgatttttgcaaaaaaaagttctcCGGGACACCagatttctcgcagagaggcccCTAGGGTCTCGGTTTTTGCTAATACCCCCCGAAACTCGATTTGTCGCAGAGAAAATCGCCGTAGGCATCGGATTTCCCCGAAACACCTCCAAGGCTCCTATTCTTTGCAGGAAAACTGCCAAGTACCTCTGTTTCTCACAAGGAAGCTCGCTAGGGAATTCATCGAATACACCATCATAAatacaagaacaagaaaacgtATCAAGAGTCGTGCATCgaaggttgacccgaaggcattctcaatgcctccagctcaagggggctactgttgtagtaaaataaaacccttatatgggccgggccgtaaatcctacgtggcgacgactaagtcaacatttttcAGCGTGAGTCAAgatgcgtctaaatattatggctGGTAGTAATATATTTTGATAGGCTAGATTTTTTTGatgccgtactgtttagtatttgacgcgtcttaatatttttcatatgttatattgcttagtatttgacgtgtctaaatattatggccggtagtaatatgttttgataggcTAGATTTTTTGTGatgccgtactgtttagtatttgacgcatattaatatttttaatatgtcgTACTGATTAGTATTTGACgtgtctaaacatttttttaggcatcagagatgtccggtgtagtgaagtttgttttttactaagGTTCCTGTACTGTCTTAACTCTTAACAACTGCAACCAGTCGGCCTGGGTGAAACCAACGGGGCTTcagtcggcttgggccaggccgagtGCCTCCCGTACGTGGGACCCAGGCTCTGAGCAGCCGGCCTCCAGTCggctggcccaggccgactgggcctaatcaGCTTCGGTCAGGCCGATTGGGCCTAATCGGCCTAGGCCAGGCCGAgaccgtattatttttgaaatttttgaaaaacacgtattattttaaaaaatgattaaaaaatcgtattattttaaaaaaactagCTACTTCCTCTGGGGCCGAGAGGAACCAGGGCTTGACTGCTTGGCTTCAAAAGTGATTTTGGTTGTTAAATAGCAGAGCCATTTAAAAGCAACATGCcatgtttcctaaaaaatatTTCCAAGCACTAGAGGATAGTGCAAATGAACTTCGAAATTTGAATCCAGAAAAATATGCAATGTGTCAAAGCTAATGTATagtaaaaaaagaatatgAGAAAGAAATATCCAAGAGCAATTATAACAGAATGAGCTATCAGATAAGAACAATAGAAACATATGAGATAATTTGGAACACCGCAACACCGTTCGTACCAACAGATAAAAAAATCCATGGAAAATGCACTAAGAAAATCCTTgacaacaaagaaaatgacaaataaaaaatgtatttCATTAGCTAATTTGACACTATCAAACTACAATTCCAATGCTAATTATAGGATTTATAGGTTTTACCATGACGGCTGTAGCCTACAGTAAATGAGCAACATAACAAGTTCAGAATTCACAGTAAGAAATAAACCATGACCGATGATTGGTATTTTAGGCCGAAAAATGTTCTTAATTTACCTCGGGCTTCGATTCTGATCCCCTAGAGGTTCGTACCGATATTGCGGACGTAGTCGTAAAGGCATTTTCACATCAAAAACGTTGTTATCACGGGATTACAAGCGTTGCGGTTAATTCATCATTGAGTCACTGGTATAGGTGGCCAACGGGATGGGCCTTTTGGCCAAGCCCGAATGCTCAAAGGGCTTAGCTCCTTTGTGCTAGGGCCGGCACAAAAGTAATCGGGCCGGGCCGTCCCAAAGCCCCGTTGCTGGGCCTGGGCTTCATGCTCAGGCCCGGGCCGGTTTATCTCCAATATGGCCCATCGACACTAAGAAATATGGCCCAACCTGGCTTATTTTCACATTTTGGTCCATCATTTTAATTAGTTTTGGGCCATCAACTTCTCGGTTTTGGTCCAAATCGaaggtttttttatttttttgcacatATGGGCTGAGGGGCTTTACTGGGCCTTGCTGCCCTGCCGGGCCTTAACGGGCCCAGGGACCGGCTTGGTGCCGCGCCTGGgcctggaggaggagatttcgggccgggccggcccctCTATTCCCAGACTTCAACACGTTTATCTCGAACCGGACCTGTGTCAGCCGGACCGGCCCGTTGGCCACCTATAGTCTTGGGAGCTCTCCTCAGGCGCTCGAATAGCGGTAGATTTAAAATCTTGGTTACGAATTTGTGCGGGCCAACACTCTCCTTTGCCTTGGAAGGACCTGATTCAGATGCGGCAGCCAACAAACATTACAGATAACCGGTATGGGCACTGTGCCCTCCGGTTCGATGTTGCTCGTTGCCTATTGCAATGTTGAAACCTATACTATGTGGCAACTTCCCAATCACGCCGCAAATCCATAGTTGCTGCCTTGCAGGCTTGCAGCCAAAAGAGGTTAACTAAATGGCAGAACGCATGTCATGGAGCAAGTGACTTCCATTCGCTGTTTTCTCATGGTCATGGTACTCTTTCCTTGTGACTCGTCAGTCCTATTCCTCGTCGCAGGGCAGCCAGGTAAGTACACACATCGATCACTTGGACCGTGCTTCGGGCTCTGACTGgttatttgtttatttggGTAGCGGTTTTACTTGGTCCACATGGAGAACTGGGTCTTGGACGTATCGGGTCCGGTGATTGTTCCACGGCCGCCACACGACTTGCTCAGCTCTCTGGCTATTTTAACCTGCTGGCCTGGCTTAGTTTCTAGCCACAAAGATAAAATAATGTTCGATCGCGtcaccttttttgtttttgtatttGTTGGGGAGTTCGATCGCGTCGCCTGTGTCGAACGTTCTAACCAGCGGGGCCATTGCCGAGCGGTCAGTATTTGTTGTTCACATCTCTGCACCTTGTCAATGCAGATGctgttttcttcaaaaaataaaataaaatacagaTACGGAGTACTGTTGTTGGTCGGGACTCGGGAGTGCCATAACAGCCGTCACTGGTAAACCTCTTTACAAACCAACCACGCCCGGCCGGTCCGTGCACCACCGACGCAGTAGGGATGCATTCCATTAGGACCATTACGTCCACCGAGAGCGTGCCAGAGGCAATTGAGCCTGCCATGCCCCGAATGATGCGCATGAGGCCGCTATCTCCTGCAGCTGCAAGCTGCAGACCACAAAGGGTTCCCATCGCCATCAAACATCCAGCTCCATTGGCTATTGCTCCCCGCACTTATATGGTATCCCCCgaatttttcttgtttttctgaCACAACGGTATCACGAATTACGGGCACAGTGGGTGCTAACGGAAACACTCCATCCCCATCTATTTATCGGAGCTTTAATGTCCCTCGACAGGTTTTCCTCACCTCACCTTGCGCGAGGCTAGGACGTTGGATCAAAACGGCCAAGCGATCCCAGCCGCACAACGCAGCTACCCCCCTCGCCCTGCTGCGAGAAGAATCTGAAGGCGTGGCCACGATAGCAACAACAATTAAGGATACAGAATCAAGCCCAACTGCAAATCTGATTCCAGCTCCAAACCAGTAGCGCCCCACGAGTCTCCACGAGTGATCGCTCTGACCGCTCGGCCCAGCGATCCATATGGCCATACAGTAACACTATAACAGAGAAAGCAGATCGCACACATTCTAGCTACCTACCTAAAACGACACCGCGCGTGGCAAAACCCCGAGCGGCGCAAGCCCCTTTCTTTCCTATTTATCCACGTCTCGCGAGCCGCAGCCACCCCCGCACAGGTGACACTTGCAATTTTGCAAATCACACTCCACCACCAGGCACCACGCCACCGGGAGAGACCTCTTCGCTGCAGGAAGGGCGGGCGCCAGCAGGCGTAGCAGCTAGCAGCAGAGCGCGGGGCGGTATGGGCGTCCTGCGGAGCACGCAGAGCCTGCAGGCCGAGGTGGAGGAGATGCGCGCCGCGCTGCTGCTCCCCGGTGGCGCTGCGGCCGGGTGGAAGCCCTCGggcggcgacgccggcggcgaggagggggcggcgggcCCGCGCACCGTGTGCGTCACCGGCGGCATATCGTTCGTCGGGTTCGCCATCGTcgaccgcctcctccgccaggGGTACACCGTGCGCCTCGCCCTCGAGACACAAGGTAAATCCAACACAGCCGGccttcccttctctctctctatcttgCCGTTTCTCGTGGTTGGTTTCTTCGTTTTTTTGTGTATATCCATTCGCCATCATTTCTTTCCAATAATTTTCTGACGACGCACCTTCTTTGTTTGCCTGAGTTGAATACACTTCACGTCGTTTTCTGTCCACATAATCTGCGTTTACCAGACGTCCAGACCGGACCCGGATCCACGCGTGATTTGCAGTTGCGATATTTTACATGTGAGAGACGCGAATTCAGCTCACGTTCGGTATGGACCAGTCTGGTGCATCGTTATACACCCTAACGGTGCATATAAATACTTGCACCAGAAAAGAATTATGGCTATATATGTAGACATCTGCATTATAGTACTGGTACAGTAGTACATATCAGTCATTTTCTCCGTAAGCTAGTATACTTTCTACTGCGGGTTTAGCTCATATAAGTCATTAATTGGCCTATCCTGCCATTTTAAATGATCTCTTCTTAGCACGATACTCTCCGCCTCTGGTCGTGAAAGTTTGATGCCGATGGTACCCTGCTACCTACCGATGCACTGGGTTTGATCTGCTGCATCACATCAATGGCTAGTTCCTCGCACGATCGATCTCCTACCACTATCCAGCTACTAACTTGTGTATATTCAGCCTCATTTTGTTGACGTCCGGAATGACGACTTGCAGGACCGCAAGTCCAGTCGAGCTTAATTAGCAAGGGTTGTTATGATAGGGTAGGCGCCACCCTCGTGGTCATCATCTGAACCCGCGCGTGGTTTTCACTCACATACTCGCAAATAGCCTTTCTTTTCCACCGGACAAATCAACTTGCCTATCTACTAccgatcaaaaaaaaaaacttgcctTTCCAATACAAAAATTACGGGAAGAAAGCACAAACATACGACATGCATTTCCACTAATTAAGACGTAGGTGACCATCTATCTGCTGAACGTTGAACGACAAGACACAATTGGCAATTCGCTCTCGTGTTAGTTGGCACATTCTTTGGTTGAGAAATTCGCCATCTCTCCAAGACTAGCGCGTGTCCATCGGGTCATGCGTATTGCGTGCGTTTCCCTGAAACCGATTCCCCTGCTTTCCTCGTTCCGCACCTTCCCCCTGCTGCTCAATCGGTTTCTTTGGAGTTGGGAACCGATCGAGATGCTCTTCTGAAAGTCTTGTATTGTTTCCTCCGGTTGGTGAGGAACTAGTCCACAAATCATACACTAACAGACCACTAATGTATTGTATTTTCCATGGAGTCGACGTGTTTTGTTTTTCGACGTGAAGGTATGAAATTCCAGGTCAACTACATCATGATTTGGTGTTTCATGTGCTCTAGTGCCGCCACCCAATTTAACAATGTGCCACTTATCTCTCCTAGCTGGTCAACTCTGCTTTGATTGGCTGAACACAATTTTGTGCAGAGATTTGATCAGTCACATCAGATAACGGATTGCTGGGCAAGTAAGTAGTACCAAGGAATAACAGCAATAGTTTACATCATTTTGGAGAATTCTTATGACGACTGTTTGGGTTTCTGGTGTTTCACCGAAAAAATAGTTATGAATGAATTGAATGGCTTACTAATTTTTGATCGCGTGTAATTATTTGGCAGAGGACGTTGACAAGCtgagggagatggagatgtTCGGCGAGGACGGCAGGGACGGGGTGTGGACGGTGATGGCGAACGTGATGGACCCCGAGAGCCTGCACCGGGCGTTCGACGGCTGCGCCGGCGTCTTCCACACCTCGGCGTTCGTCGATCCGGGCGGCATGTCCGGCTACACGGTGAGTCAACTCAACACAGTACACCAAGCCTCGGCCTGCATAAACTATGCGCTTCTTTCCCtactttattttttctaagTTTCCCAGACAAAAACAGTCTGGCCTTAGAAAACGCAGGAAAGCAGCAGGCATGGACAAGTACGCctgctttcttttatttcgTCTGTTTTCAATCAAAGCAaaagtaggaaaaaaaaacatgggtGACACAAGCTTGCACCGGCATATACAACACGAGTATATCGCAGTCAAATTGGTAAGGAACGTTAGGTAGCTGCTTGATCCAGCAATTTTCTGCGATGCAAGGAAATAAGAGTGATGAAGAACTGATAGTCAAATACCAATAGACAGGACATTTCTTCAGGGGAGAAAATAGACAAGACCAAGTAAGTATTATTACTAATTTTTTGCGCAAAGACAAGACCAAGTAAGTAAACATGCAGGACAGGGTGGTTGGTGGGAGAAGGTATGGTGCAGCTAACACAAGGCGCAAGCACGCAACTAAACAGCGCAGGAACCAGAGAAAGGTTGTGATTAGTAGAGATCAAATAGTCCAGGCACAGGTACGACGTGGTTACATCAGGAAGTAGTAACAGCTAAACTGATGTAGAGATGGGTCCTTTTCGGTATTAATGCCTGCGATACGAACACTAGGCCTAGAGAAACACAGTTTAAGTGTTTTggtacaacaacaacagaaaaaaaactgttgaGAGGGCACTGCACCTTGTGTCGTGGAGACGCCAGTGCCATTATCTTGTGAGATCGTGTTCGGGACACGGCAAGACGTGCATCGCAGAGAATTGCGTAGATTCTACTTCTATCCTTATCGGCAAAAAGACATTTTGATACTGACACGTCGTCAGTTTGGTCACGGTAATCCTAATCCACTGTACAATGATAGAATCGTTGGCAGGTATGGTGTACCTATGGTTTTCTTTATGGGTACAACTTTGGAACATTGGAAGTACAGATTCTGTTTAGGAGCCAGTGACTTGTGTTGGTTGCAAAAAGACAAGGGTAGGTAGCACAAAAGGTACAAAAAGTTAAGGCCTCCTCTGAAAATTTTACCATCCCGACGTCCTACCATTGACATTTTGTGGTCCAACCTCATCTAAAGGCCACGCCAAAGATCTGAGGTACAATACAAAGTCCTCCAACCGCGACGGGTGGTGATTGTCTGCAGTGTAGGCACGTACCATCAGTTTAGTCTGGCACCCTATCTAATCCTCTAATGAGAGCTTGCACAACACACCATTCGTTAGCATGGTGCACGCCTATCAATTCACTCACCTAATTCAGtgacattttttcttttgcggtTACCTAATTCAGTGACATTAgtcacttcttcttcttttatttgCCATGCATCTTACTGGAACATGAATTGTGTGGTGAACACGAAGTTGATGTTCAGTGTCAATCTTTTGCTCATAACAGAAACATATGGCGAGCTTGGAGGCCAAAGCGGCAGAGCGGGTGATCGAAACGTGCGTGCGAACAGAGTCTGTCCGGAAGTGCATATTCACCTCGTCCTTGCTAGCATGCGTGTGGAGGCAAAACTACCCCCATGACAGACGGGGCCCTAGTATCATCGACGAGAACTGCTGGAGCGACGAGAGCTTCTGCCGCGACAATAAGGTGAGTGGCAACAAGGAGCCTGAACAATTAGTTTTAGGATTTTCGGCAGCGACAATAAGGTGTCGTTGTCGTTGGGAATTAAGCAGTGCAATGACACGGGATGAATTTTTTCCAGCTGTGGTTTGCACTTGGCAAGACAgcggcggagaaggcggcCTGGAGGGCAGCGCGGGGAAGAGACCTCAAGCTCGTCACCGTCTGCCCTGCGCTGGTCACCGGACCGGGATTCCGCCGCCGCAACTCCACCGCATCCATCGCGTACCTCAAAGGTTTCAAACTTGATACACACTGTATCCTATTACTGTCACAAAGACAAACTGAAGGATCGAGTACAAAACTGCAGAAGCTGTTGGGCGCACTGACATTATTTGCCTTTGCAGGATCTCGTGACATGCTCGCCGAGGGCGTCCTGGCAACGGCGAACGTGGAGACGGTGGCCGAGGCGCACGTCCGGGCGTACGAGGCGATGGGCAACAACACGGCCGGCGGGAGGTACATCTGCTACGACCATGTGATCCGGAGAGCCGAGGATTTCGCCGAGCTGGAGCGGCAGCTGGGGATCCCGAGCAGAACGGCGGCGTCCGTGCTGCAgagcggcgacgaggaccggcCGGCCAGGTTCGAGCTCTGCAAACGGAAGCTGGCGAGGCTCATGTCCTCCAGGAGGAGGTGCACGTACGATGactactactactccgtaACGTCTCCATAAGTTGCAATGCAAGGACGAGCAGAGGAAGCCATTGTTTTGTCTCTTGCGCTGCTGGTGGATTTGAAGGCGGTTTGATTGGTGTCGTCGCATGGCGAATCGGCGATCGAGCACGGATTGCAGTGACAATAaggaagaaggccaaggcgaCCACCTCGTGGCCCATGCTGCTTGATGAGATGAAAACCAGAATGGAAGGCAAGGGAATATAGAGAAGTTGACTGTCCTTTGTGGATGGGAAGGAGCAATGTGCGCGCTAGTTAATGTGATGATATGTTCATAGTGCGATCAATAAAGTTGCATCGAATTTTCTGTGCTGTCAGCTGTCCAGTGACCCAAAAACTCGAGTCCCACTCCCAGGGAAGCAACGTCGCCCCGAATTTTCCCCTTGTCACACCGACAGTATCATTTAAACGAAGTTGACGAATCGATATTGTGAGGTCGCTCCAATGCATCGTCCCTTAGATGGTGCTAAGCACACAATAAATGCTAAGGAAATCATATTCCAAATGCATTGTCAAAATGGTATctaaattagtactccctctgtttcggTATGCCGGGCTGTTCTCCTATTTCACTTTAACCAAGGAAGTTTTTCACCCTGGTTCCCCGTAATAATCACCACGCTGGTTCTTCCTGCAGTACTCCCGATACGCCTCGCGTGGGCTTTCCTGATAGGCCTCGGTGTGGGCTGGGCTCCCTCTGTCATTAATGGCCTCATGAAATTAGTGGTCAGTTTGAACGGAGGATGGGCAGTTAATTGGATCGGTAATTAAGAAGAGGGCCAAGTATCGGTAAAATGGACATAATCTCAGAGATCGGCCAGGCAATTTGGAAGGATAGAAAACTAGAGAATGGCCCCAAAAactgaaacggagggagtagtagttatTTAATAGATTTGTGAGAAAGAGTTAATGATTTTGTGTTGGTTTGCATGAAGAGACCGTCGTTAGCATAAGGGACAGTTTCATCATTAAGATGTtgccatgtcaccaaaatgccTAAGATGATGTGCTAAGAGACAAGAATTGGGAGTGGCCTGAGTGAGCCAATTCTCAAAACCAACAACAATCCGCTACAAGCCTAACCACGTTACACGGAcgctcgtttggcacccattATTTGGACCTAAAATTCTAGAGTTGGTTTTGTATTCCAGAAACCGACTTGTTTGCTGGACACATAATTCAATATAAAAATCCATGAAATCACACTCTAACTCACACTCAACTAACCATAATTCTTCACTAAAAGCCATCTCTGAATTTGTCTCTCATTTTATAAATCCATGTGTCacaaaaacatgatttttgaactccaaattcaGATTCGACCAAATGAAATCGTAttaaaaattggatttcatttcatttctaccaaatgaaatgacaTGAGGGATGCCAAAGAGCTGTAAGGGTCTCTTTAATTCGAAGGACTAGTTTGGATACAATTTCGAAGCAAAATGTTCTTCGTTTCTATGTCGACATCTACTGACACCTACTAATTCTTAAAGTAATTAagttcttgcatttttttcagTAGTGCAGTCAATCAATTTTTATTTCACATTCATGTGTTCCGAATTCTTGTAGGATTCAACACGGCACGACAATCAAATCTTACGTCCTCCTATTCTGAAGGCCCCAAGACTAGATTGGATCCGTCTTCTggaatctactccctccgattctaaattattgtctcaaatttgtctaaatctGGATGAagctattcttaaaaaacgtctatatacatgtaatattttaaacaatttaggatcggaggaagtagttgcAAGTTCATGTGTTTAGTTGAAAATCTGAAGCTTTGGTTGGAAATCTGAAGAAAGCTGAATTTCGGGGGCCGTCGGAATTAACGGCCGCGAAGTTGTGTGCAAAACTACAGACCAAAACCATGACACACGGCACAAACACGGTCACGGCCCCGCAGCAACACTGCCATCCTTTTTCTCGGTATCGCCTCTGGTCACCTGCTCCTGCGTCGCCTCGTCTCCGGCCACCGAGAAGGACAGCCTGCCGAACCCCCAGTTGCCGACCTCGTACATCTCCATCCACGCCTCCTCCGTCGCGCTCACCCTTAGCCTGCCCTCCCCGACCACACTAACGATCGCCTCATGATCACGAGTGTTACCGTAGCTGCCCCACCACCCCGACGCGGCAGCCGGCCGGGGCCGGCCCAGCTCGCACCACTCCTTGCTAGCCCGCGCGACGGCGagcccctccgccgcctgcttgtcttcttcctccaggcTCCGGACCCGCTTCCTGTTCCGCAGCGCGGCGCCCCTCCTGGTCCGCCGCGTCTTGGCGTTGGCCAGCCTGAGCCTGACCCACCGCCGGCCCGCCACGTAGGGCGCCTTGACGAGCGCCAGCGTGAAGCAGCTCACCACGGCGCACGGGCAGCAGCACAGCGCCACGCAGTTCGCCACCGCCGACGCGCCGCACGCCCCGCACGACGACGGTCTAGGGGACCCGGCGGAGCGTCGTCGCGCgggctcgtcctcctcgctgAGCGTGGGGAACCGGTACGGACGGGCCGACACCGCCATTGACCAGCCGCCGCGCGAAAAACCACCCACGTACTACGCTCAAGTATATCAGAGGATCCACGGCGCCTTGTCTGCAGTCAACAACAAAAAGGCCAGAATTTGACAGCGTCAGAACAGAATGCATTGAGGGCCACTGAACCATATATAGATCAATGGTGGACCATCGGATGGCTTTGTGATTTGTGAATGATTTCGTATCCTTCCTCTTAATACTAGATGTTGGGTTTTTTATGATCATGAATTCACCAATAACCTCATCTCGATCAAAAATCTATTTTCTGAAGCTACTACTGCTATATTATTACGTACtttctctgatcctaaattcttgactcaaatttgtccaaatatggatatatctattcttaaaaagtgtttagatacatgtaatatttcgacaacaatttaggatc
The Brachypodium distachyon strain Bd21 chromosome 2, Brachypodium_distachyon_v3.0, whole genome shotgun sequence genome window above contains:
- the LOC100821712 gene encoding cinnamoyl-CoA reductase-like SNL6, whose translation is MGVLRSTQSLQAEVEEMRAALLLPGGAAAGWKPSGGDAGGEEGAAGPRTVCVTGGISFVGFAIVDRLLRQGYTVRLALETQEDVDKLREMEMFGEDGRDGVWTVMANVMDPESLHRAFDGCAGVFHTSAFVDPGGMSGYTKHMASLEAKAAERVIETCVRTESVRKCIFTSSLLACVWRQNYPHDRRGPSIIDENCWSDESFCRDNKLWFALGKTAAEKAAWRAARGRDLKLVTVCPALVTGPGFRRRNSTASIAYLKGSRDMLAEGVLATANVETVAEAHVRAYEAMGNNTAGGRYICYDHVIRRAEDFAELERQLGIPSRTAASVLQSGDEDRPARFELCKRKLARLMSSRRRCTYDDYYYSVTSP
- the LOC100833064 gene encoding uncharacterized protein LOC100833064 codes for the protein MAVSARPYRFPTLSEEDEPARRRSAGSPRPSSCGACGASAVANCVALCCCPCAVVSCFTLALVKAPYVAGRRWVRLRLANAKTRRTRRGAALRNRKRVRSLEEEDKQAAEGLAVARASKEWCELGRPRPAAASGWWGSYGNTRDHEAIVSVVGEGRLRVSATEEAWMEMYEVGNWGFGRLSFSVAGDEATQEQVTRGDTEKKDGSVAAGP